Part of the Triticum urartu cultivar G1812 unplaced genomic scaffold, Tu2.1 TuUngrouped_contig_2828, whole genome shotgun sequence genome, tatcctcgcaaggaattctctctcaaaggcttcgaggtgggttgctctcaaacgacaaaagccgtactctaatctgagcagccaaccgtttatggttgtagggggtgggcctatttatagccacttggcaacctgacctgatttgtccgaaatgaccctgggtcactaaggaactgacatgtgttccaacggtcagatttcaaactcacacggcaactttacttgggctaaaagaaaagctgacttgtccgactctggacaagattcgctctcatagtcttcactcgaaacATAGGTTtgttggttaggcatcacttcagtcagtctgactggttctcttggaccccacttaacagtacggtggttcctatgactcaacacaaaagaaaaagaactacgaaagatctaagtcttcgagctccataggcttcatgtggtgtcttctcttgtcatagtcttcaatgtgaatatcttcatataccacctttgacttcaatgtcttcatacatttttaggggtcatctctggtaggaaaaccgaatcaatgagggacttctacctgtgttatcctgcaattctcacaaacacattagtccctcaactaggtttgtcgtcaatactccaaaaccaactaggggtggcactagatgcacttacaagtgCTGGTAAATCACCCTCCTGAATCAAGCTTTCTGCACCTGCTGCAATTTCTATTTTTTCCATCTCTGAATGAGTTTATTGATTTGGCAAAGCTCTAATAAGTCAGCTGCTTGCTATCAGTACAGTTGAAGTAATTTTGCTTACTTACCTGACGTATCATGAACAACAATAGAACTTTGAGTGGCTGGAATTGTCGTTTCATTTGCCATCGGGTGTGCACCGACATGCGTGCCACTATCCACTGCAGCTGCTACATGATATTTTTAGTTAGGAAGACATTTTCATCAAACACAGAGGGATGCTGATTGAGATGGTTAGATTGGAGGAATTCTTTTTACAATACCTGTTGTAGCCAATGTGCTCATTGATTTTGATCTTGTAGCAGCGAATGCATCCATGAGATTTCTAACAAAATCTTTTTTGTTGTCCTTGATTCCCTGCAGGAACTTCTCCATGGTGGCATCATCCTCCCCCCAGCACGTCCATCACAAATGGAACCTGGATGTTTGATACACCATGCTGTAACCGCATCTCTGAAGATCTTTTCAACCCCGTCATCCACGATAGCCCCAAGCTCTATGGGTGGCTGCGCAAGGTTGAACAGGATGATGCCACTAGTTAGTTAAATTTGTACAAACAATGATGCTTTGGAACGGTGAGTGCAATGCAGCTTACGCTATGTATGCCAAGGTCTGGTGGATTATCTGACATCATGGAGTGCCAAACCCAGTTGATGTTGTCCTTCCAGTTTTCTGGTTTGGTCTGTGACAATGAAGAATAATTGAATTGAAAAAACTAGTTCATGATCACCAAGGGTGTCAACAACAGTTAAAAAGTTGTGTGCGAGAGACATCACCTTGAACCGCCTAGGGTATCGCTCATCTAGACCAATTAGTTCTTTTATCTTGTCACCAGAGTAGGCTGATAACCTCGGCAGGCGTGTAGATGTCACATTTGAGTTGCCAAAGTCCATGTTGTCCAACACCCAAATCTGAAAATCACATTTTTGTTGTCAGAAGCAGTACATAACTGAAGGTTTGATAAATTCAGTACACAGTAAGGATGGAATGTGTTTTTTTATGTATTACCTGTGCTGATACCTGGCATCCTCCAAGCTCTATAGTTTTCTTGCCTCCACTGACATCGGCTTGGAATTTCCGTACTGCTTCCCTAAGTTTTTCAAATCCATACTTTGCAAGGTTGTAGAACCCAGTGCCTTGTGGATGCACAACACACTGTAGGATCTCATCTGGTACAGCAGGATATCTTTGGTTTGGTGCTACGACCAGAGCAGATCCCAATAAAGAGAATGCAACTGACATTGCCCTACGCTCATCTGGTTCTATGGTCATGTGATCCATCTACTGAAATGCATACAGTATGTCATTGACAGCTAGCCCCCCTACTGTTTTCCTCTCTAGGCCAACTATGTCCTGTCTCTGCTCAACAAGTTCTGCCCTGTTCGGAGGAGTATCATATGTTACGGATTCACCGGAATTTCTAAACCCCATGATGGAAACCATGTTAGAGACTCTAAACCTACAGATCTGCTCATCCCTAAACCTAAAACTCATGTCATGGGGGTTGAATCGTGACAGGATCCATGCGTAGTGCTTTTTCTTTGCATCGTTTGCTATCTGCGTGGTCAGCAGGCCCCCCATGTCTGAATCGGCAACAGCAGGGTAGTAAGATGGCCCTAGACCAAGGAATGGTCTCATATTGAACGTGCTCTTGCAACATTTACCCCGAAGAAAATCTACATCTGCTCGCCGGCCAGGACGGTGGTCAACCGCACGAACGATGGCGCCGCTTCCCCACCCGCTATGCGGGAGATGGCAGTCGCTGACGGAAGCTGCATCTCGCTCCCTCCGAGAGTGTGCTCTCTTCGGCTTGTAGAGAGGGTCATCTTCGTTGGCCGATCTACGCGTTTTCCTCTTCCGGCTGGACGGATCCATCACTCGTCAACGCTAGGGTTGGCTGCATGCGAAAACAGGGGAAGCGTAAGCATGGATTTCCCCCCAAAAAAGAAAGATTCCACACCATGGAAAGGGGAAAGAGACGGGAGAATCTTGTTCGGACGTGTACCGTCTTATCCGCGGGTCGATCGTCTTTCTGCGGCCACTGCTATCATCAGATCTGCTTTTCCCCTCCTTTTTCCACCGGCGGCTGAGGTGATGAACAGTGCACTGTGTGACAGCTCGGTTCTTGAGGAGGAAGCGTGGGGAGAAGAGTGGTTTGAGTGAGTGAGAGGTGAGCAGGGGGCCGTGTAGATATACGCTGCTACATGGCCACACGGGCAGTTACAGCCCATTTTAATTACCTAGCTACCCCTCAGGTGTGTGCTTTCTTACCCATTTTTGGGTTACTATGGCGGGAGATCTTCCGCGCCGAGCACTGAAGTGCGACGCAGTTgttactgttggaaatatgccctagaggcaataataaaagcattattattatatttccttattcatgataattgtcttttattcatgctataattgtgttatccggaaatcgtaatacatgtgtgaataatagacaccaacatgtccctagtaagcctctagtgactagctcgttgatcaacagatagtcatggtttcctgactatggacattggatgtcattgataacgagatcacatcattaggagaatgatgtgatggacaagacccaatcctaaacatagcacaagatcgtatagtttgtttgctagagtttttccaatgtcaagtatcttttccttagaccatgagatcgtgtaactcccggataccgtaggagtttTGGGTGTAcgcaaacgtcacaacgtaactgggtgactataaaggtatactacgggtatctccgaaagtgtctattgggttgacacggatcaagactgggatttgtcactccggtatgtgacggagaggtatcactgggcccactcggtaatgcatcatcataatgagctcaaagtgaccaagtgtctggtcacgggatcatgcattacggtacgagtaaagtgacttgccggtaacgagattgaacgaggtattggtataccgacgatcgaatctcgggcaagtaacataccgattggcgaagggaattgtatacggggttgcttgaatcctcgacatcgtggttcatccgatgagatcatcgaggagcatgtgggagccaacatgggtatccagatccctctgttggttattgaccggagagcgatctcggtcatgtctacatgtctcccgaacccgtagggtctacacacttaaggttcagtgacactagggttgtagagatatgaatatgcagtaacccaaaagttgtttggagtcccggatgagatcccggacgtcacgaggagttccgaaatggtccggaggtgaagaattatatataggaagtgcagtttcggccatcaggagagtttcgggggtcaccggtattgtaccgggaccaccggatgggtcccgggggaccaccgggtgggaccacccatcctggagggccccatgggctgaagtggggaggggaaccagcccatagtgggctggtgcgcccccttggcccgccccctacgcctagggaaaggaagagtcctaaagggggaaggcacctcctaggtgccttggggaggatggactcctccctggccgcacccttccttggaggaagggccaaggctgcgccccctctcccttggccctatatatagtggggggaagggagggcagccacacctaagccctggcgcctccctctccctctccaacacctcctcctcctccgtagagaacggcgaagccctgctgcggtgactgctgcatccaccaccacgccgtcgtgctgctggatcttcatcaacctctcctccccccttgctggatcaagaaggaggagacgtcacgctgaccgtacatgtgttgaacgcggaggtgccgtccgttcggcgctaggatctccggtgatttggatca contains:
- the LOC125527066 gene encoding uncharacterized protein LOC125527066; its protein translation is MEKFLQGIKDNKKDFVRNLMDAFAATRSKSMSTLATTAAAVDSGTHVGAHPMANETTIPATQSSIVVHDTSEMEKIEIAAGAESLIQEGDLPALDNTGRSPSLIRFSYQR